One Castanea sativa cultivar Marrone di Chiusa Pesio chromosome 4, ASM4071231v1 DNA window includes the following coding sequences:
- the LOC142631377 gene encoding uncharacterized protein LOC142631377, which translates to MANKENEDFYYNLPRKELQSLCKKYGLPANRSHSELATLLISYLENKSLNSKSSVERVGGINGASPPTSSIPQLQPGALFNPAGDARKDGNGFILCLREEDKKGNCSQNIKYHDKDAFGGSVCHLKEMSHSHIVFQHEKGGLNHNETLGECPGNTFLGFARDGTVEDMSQIKYSNIDVDACPVENAIAASIIKSPRVPSASFEFYVMSEEGINLYVDLNSSPSEWTKRFKNEVYICEGVHRNKSGSLHQDLGHFGEANKQTENSFIGNVDSVQINDGHVLKRSSPSSKMIEDDHMGFDRPDTGDASLLSSAIMSCGMALDESENLKKDQVLNLSEPSSNTQDQINSAAESCAKDQCTVILDSDVTDTLQLKSACNSVVNSESNCPLSPLASKDQNSKGDDIFENSTMQNSCSLVNPSVVYPGCSASGSLEMPTSDVASKDASTSAFETDGLLDLVNLKRNTEQGGLANSSELNHDLLPTCVEEWERSNIINGRESSECSQINNSVERTCISSNDTESKELHKKRKHVDGEDRSPYGKPDAKILRSSNHSARGAIPRRSMRLISK; encoded by the exons AAATGAGGATTTCTATTACAACCTCCCAAGGAAAGAGCTTCAAAGTTTGTGCAAAAAGTATGGATTGCCTGCTAATAGGTCACATTCTGAATTGGCAACACTGCTGATCTCTTACTTAGAG AACAagagtttaaattcaaaatcatCCGTGGAAAGGGTAGGTGGGATCAATGGGGCTTCACCTCCTACATCATCAATACCGCAACTGCAGCCTGGAGCACTGTTCAATCCTGCAGGGGATGCCCGAAAAG ATGGCAATGGATTCATATTGTGTCTCAGAGAGGAAGATAAAAAGGGAAATTGCTCTCAAAATATTAAATACCATGATAAG GATGCTTTTGGTGGTTCAGTATGTCATCTTAAGGAGATGTCCCACTCTCATATTGTTTTTCAACATGAAAAAGGTGGTCTTAATCATAATGAGACCCTAGGAGAATGCCCTGGTAacacttttttgggttttgcaaGAGATGGCACTGTGGAAGATATGTCCCAGATAAAATACAGTAACATAGATGTTGATGCATGTCCTGTAGAAAATGCTATTGCTGCCTCTATAATAAAATCTCCAAGAGTTCCTTCCGCTTCTTTTGAGTTTTATGTCATGTCAGAAGAGGGGATCAATCTATATGTTGATTTGAATTCAAGCCCATCAGAGTGGACGAAAAGATTTAAGAATGAGGTTTATATTTGCGAGGGTGTGCACAGGAACAAGTCGGGAAGTCTTCATCAGGACCTTGGGCACTTTGGAGAGGCTAATAAACAAACAGAAAATTCCTTTATAGGTAATGTAGATTCAGTCCAAATCAATGATGGTCATGTACTAAAAAGATCTTCCCCAAGTTCAAAAATGATAGAAGATGATCATATGGGGTTTGACCGACCAGATACAGGTGATGCATCTTTACTGTCCTCTGCAATAATGTCCTGCGGCATGGCCTTAGATGAATCAGAGAATTTGAAGAAAGATCAAGTGCTTAACTTGTCCGAACCCAGTTCTAATACACAGGACCAGATAAATTCTGCTGCTGAATCTTGTGCAAAAGATCAGTGTACTGTAATCCTTGATTCAGATGTCACTGACACTCTGCAGTTAAAGTCTGCATGCAATTCTGTGGTCAACTCAGAATCCAATTGTCCACTTAGCCCTCTCGCATCAAAGGATCAAAATTCAAAAGGTGATGACATTTTTGAGAACTCAACCATGCAAAACAGTTGCAGTCTTGTGAACCCTAGTGTGGTATATCCTGGATGTTCTGCAAGCGGTTCTCTGGAGATGCCAACATCAGATGTTGCAAGTAAAGATGCATCAACTTCAGCTTTTGAAACCGATGGCTTGCTGGATTTGGTTAATCTTAAGCGCAATACAGAACAAGGTGGATTAGCCAACTCAAGTGAGCTTAATCATGACCTTTTGCCAACATGTGTTGAAGAATGG GAGAGGAGCAACATTATCAATGGAAGGGAGAGTTCAGA ATGCTCACAGATCAATAACTCAGTTGAGAGGACTTGTATAAGCTCTAATGATACAGAATCTAAAGAACTTCACAAAAAGAGGAAACATGTGGATGGAGAAGATCGAAGTCCCTATGGTAAACCTGATGCAAAGATTTTAAGAAGCTCAAATCATAGTGCTCGTGGAGCAATTCCTAGAAGATCCATGAGGCTGATTTCTaag TGA